The Chitinophaga niabensis genomic interval GGTTCTCTTTGCCTTTGGCTTAATTCTTCTTTATTTGCTCTGCTTCCCTTTTTAATACTTCCTGTGCATCCAGGTAGATCTTGATGGCGAGATTGATATCCGGTATTACGGTGTGCAGATAGGTTTTATTGCGGATGTTATGTTCTATTTCGAGAATGATCTTTGATAAGGGATCTATGCGTACGATCATAAAGCTACTGCGCAGCAGGCTTGCATGCTGAAGGGCATCTTCCCAATTTTCCAGCTGTGCGCTGTTCAGCAGGTTATCAAACATACCGGCCGTTCTTTCCAGGAAAGTGTTCAGGAGGTCCAGCATCGCATCCTGGTCATCGTCTACAATACCACGCAGATAAAGCAGGTCAATGAAGGGACGGTGTGTTTGCTGTTCATAATCCAGTGCCTCGAAATTGGCGAATCCGGGGTCCCTTTCTCCCAGTACTTCCAGGATCTTCTGGAAGAGCACATTGGGTATAAATGGTTTGGCGATATAATCATTCATACCGGCCAGCAGGCATCTTTCACGGTCTCCTTTTAAGGCGGAAGCCGTCATGGCAATAATGGGAATGCCAAGGCCCTGGTCCCTGATCTGGCGGGTGGCGCGGAGCCCATCCATAGTCGGCATCTGGATGTCCATCAGGATCAGGTCATATGTATTTCCTTCCAGCTTGTTCAGTACTTCTACGCCGTTCTCTGCAATTTCCACTTTGGCCCCTGCCTGTACTAATGTACGTTGGGCCACTTTCTGGTTGAGCAGGTTGTCTTCCGCCACGAGGATGGATTTTCCATAGAGGGGAGGCAGATGCAGGTCGCCTGTTTCGGAGGGGGCTGCTTTCTGTGGTACGGCAAAAAGATAATAAGGAATAGTGAAACGCACGAGGGTGCCGGCTCCTTCATTATTATGAATACTGATACCGCCATCCTGTAATTTGAGCAAGGCACGTGTTAATGCAAGGCCAAGACCTGCACCACCATATTTTCTATCGTTGCTTCCCTGGATCTGCGAGAAACTTTCGAATACTTCTTCATGTAAATGCTCAGGAATGCCCATGCCCGTATCGCGTAATTCAAAAGAGAAAGTAACCTTCTCTTCATCCTTTGCACTGATATGTGCGGCGAGGTGAATGCTGCCCTTTTCTGTGAAACGGATGGAGTTATCCAGCAGGCTTACGATTACGTCGTGTAAACGGCAAGGATCGCCGATCACGGTTTCCGGCATGGCCGGGTCTATATCTGCGTCCAGCGACAGACCTTTGTTTTCGGCTTCTTCCCTTTTGCTGTTCAGGGCTTTGCGGATCACATGTGCGGGGTTGAAATCTACACGGGCGAGTGTTAGCTTGCCCGAGTTGAGATGGGAGAAATCAAGGATCTTTTCCACGAGTACCAGCAGGTTATTGGCAGATTCCTTGATGTCTGTGATATATTCCTTTTGTTCCGGCTGTACCTCGGTTTGTTTTAAGAGATTGGTGATACCAATAATTCCGTTCAGCGGTGTTCTGATCTCATGGCTCATATTTGCCATAAACCTTTCCTGTGTCTTGCGGGCGTGTTCTGCTTTTTTCCTGGCGCTGATCAGCGCATGTTCATGTTCTATCCTGTCTGTAATATCTGTGGCAATTCCGCAAAGGCCGTATACTCTTTGGGTATGGTCCCTCAGCGGGAATTTGGTGATGAAGAAATAACGGGTTTCGTTGTTGATCTCCAGCATGTCTTCCATTTCCACAGGCCTTTCATGTAAAACCACTTCCTTGTCTGAAGGCGCGTACTTTTCCGGTTTCAGTTTGGACGGGAATTCTCTATCTGTTCTGCCAAGGATATGTTCTTTATTGATGCCGAACACTTCTTCAAACCTTTCATTGACCATCTGGTACCTGCCGTAAATGTCTTTGATAAAAATAACGGAAGGAGAATTACGTAGTACGGATTGAAATCTGAAATTGATGATATCGAGTTCCTTCTGCGTATTTTCCGCTTTCATCTGCATCATTTTCCTGGCGTGGATATCCTTCACAATACACTGGTATTGTTTCACCACCCCATGCTGGCGGAGTAATACCACCTGTTGCTCTACCCATTTTTTCTCTCCGTTCTTGTGGCGGATAGGGAATTCTATCGTTGAATCGTCCGGCCCTTCAAATGCCTGTGTTTCGTAGAAATTGCGTAATTCCTTTTGTTGCGGAGGGTCCAGCAACATGGTGTATTGTTTGCCCAGCAATTCTTCTGCGGAATACCCTGTAAGCTCGAGCGCTTTGCTGTTCACATAAGTAAAGAAGCCACCACGGTTGGTAGTGAACATGGTAGCACCGGCACCTTCTATCAACTGGCGGTATTTCTTTTCACTGCGGCGGAGTTCGTCTTCTGTTTCGCCGGCTTTATTGATCATTTTCACCAATTGGTAGATTCCCCATATGAGAAACCCTACAAAAAGGATACTTATGAGGAGGGAAAACAGGTAAGGACTGCGGTTTTGCAATTGATTGCCGAGGCGGTCTTCCAGCAGGGCATGTTCTTTTTGGAGCATGCTGGCGAGTAAACGGGAGGTAGCATCTGTATTGGACGCGGGCCTCCTGGTTTGCAGCATGGCGCCTGCCATTACAGGGGATTCCTGGTTGGCCTGTACGAGATAGTTGAAGAAAATGATCTTTTTTTCTATTTCTGCACGAAGGGAATCCAACTGTTTTTGCGCTGCCGTGTTATCCTTATATAACAGCATGAGATTGGCAAGCGGGGTACGGAGATGCGCTTCCATATAGTCCTCCCGGTAAAGGAAACCGGAATCGCCTGTAATAACGTAGGCCCTGACGGCGGATTCCATAGATTTTACCGTGTAGGCGATCTGTTCCAGCTGGCGGATCTTGTCATTCACGTGACGGACCCGTTCGTTATTGGTCATAGCCAGTTTGTCGGCAGACCAGGCGTGATAAACGAACCAGGCAACGGATATGATGGCAGCAACAAAAATGATAATGACGGGGCTGCTGATTTTTTTCATGCAAACAATTATTTTCAATCCCGCTACACGTAAGGCTTTTCAGGCTATCGGGGCTTAAAACAACTAACGTGTTTCGAACTACATGATTGACTTTGGTGTGATAACTACTAGCTTTACAATTTACTTAAAATAGGTGAATCGGCTTTGGGTAAATTACCATGAATTATTTTTGCAATATTTTAACCCTTTGGTTTATTTGCATTCCATTAAATTTGCCTGATATTCTTTTTGCCAAGCATTTAAACATATTATGAAAAAATTACTTTTTACACTGGGTTGTATCGCGGCTTCTACGGGTGTTTTTGCGCAGGATAATATGGCTGGCGCGGCCATGGGTAAGGCTCGCGAAAGGGCTACTTACTCCAGGGACTTCTTCATGATCCAGTTTTCTATTGATGGCTGGGCGCAGAAACCTGATAGTGTTAAAACGAAAGGATTATCGCGCGGCTTTAATGTGGCATTCATGTATGATGTTCCTTTTAAGAATTCCAAGTTCAGTGTAGCACCAGGTTTGGGGATCAGTACAAGCAGCATGTTCCTGGATGATCGCT includes:
- a CDS encoding PAS domain S-box protein; amino-acid sequence: MKKISSPVIIIFVAAIISVAWFVYHAWSADKLAMTNNERVRHVNDKIRQLEQIAYTVKSMESAVRAYVITGDSGFLYREDYMEAHLRTPLANLMLLYKDNTAAQKQLDSLRAEIEKKIIFFNYLVQANQESPVMAGAMLQTRRPASNTDATSRLLASMLQKEHALLEDRLGNQLQNRSPYLFSLLISILFVGFLIWGIYQLVKMINKAGETEDELRRSEKKYRQLIEGAGATMFTTNRGGFFTYVNSKALELTGYSAEELLGKQYTMLLDPPQQKELRNFYETQAFEGPDDSTIEFPIRHKNGEKKWVEQQVVLLRQHGVVKQYQCIVKDIHARKMMQMKAENTQKELDIINFRFQSVLRNSPSVIFIKDIYGRYQMVNERFEEVFGINKEHILGRTDREFPSKLKPEKYAPSDKEVVLHERPVEMEDMLEINNETRYFFITKFPLRDHTQRVYGLCGIATDITDRIEHEHALISARKKAEHARKTQERFMANMSHEIRTPLNGIIGITNLLKQTEVQPEQKEYITDIKESANNLLVLVEKILDFSHLNSGKLTLARVDFNPAHVIRKALNSKREEAENKGLSLDADIDPAMPETVIGDPCRLHDVIVSLLDNSIRFTEKGSIHLAAHISAKDEEKVTFSFELRDTGMGIPEHLHEEVFESFSQIQGSNDRKYGGAGLGLALTRALLKLQDGGISIHNNEGAGTLVRFTIPYYLFAVPQKAAPSETGDLHLPPLYGKSILVAEDNLLNQKVAQRTLVQAGAKVEIAENGVEVLNKLEGNTYDLILMDIQMPTMDGLRATRQIRDQGLGIPIIAMTASALKGDRERCLLAGMNDYIAKPFIPNVLFQKILEVLGERDPGFANFEALDYEQQTHRPFIDLLYLRGIVDDDQDAMLDLLNTFLERTAGMFDNLLNSAQLENWEDALQHASLLRSSFMIVRIDPLSKIILEIEHNIRNKTYLHTVIPDINLAIKIYLDAQEVLKREAEQIKKN